One Myotis daubentonii chromosome 3, mMyoDau2.1, whole genome shotgun sequence genomic window carries:
- the LOC132229416 gene encoding F-box only protein 31-like encodes MEECACLCGVGSSRGCRCPQKRQRPAEMAAAEGKYCRQKRQRPAEKAAAAGKPAPAEKHIQGDVAARCCAKSGGIASPMPPPPPPHCSLQDLPVEMLVEIFAWVPATDLPSLAQACAKFHRILHIDSIWRRRCREEFGVRENLQNLEMMGMSYREVYAKLFPYRHILGLWQLDDTEHYRILVNVVVDGLCITGWTYRASLHTHVGGPIHFRPSFRIRLTKRKSAAVECMEGRLSRPHNRHMQIRKDRFITQCKKTDHGTDSPTRLREEAGLVLEDRQRYDWLIYRRLYLPPSHPDDLIRPGLFQDYYDDFGLKIAMLSFHGKYARVTKITGDPIRTLEIHLMCRIQLREGEIFRNFNELSRVVQEIAEQVIREQQQQQQEDGTEESEGHGWQSPAQPSVGESGAAASEEQPVPFVLPVGVLSRDQNYPRTCRMCFYGVDTVTLPGLAYRECFPGVFILFDENHFGFIRLEAKYFFLWGRVQNTFQNVEAPSPQAFLEMLKNIQSMP; translated from the coding sequence ATGGAGGAGTGCGCTTGCCTCTGCGGTGTGGGCTCTTCCCGGGGATGTAggtgtcctcagaagcgccagcgcccagctgagatGGCAGCGGCCGAGGGCAAGTATTGTCGtcagaagcgccagcgcccagctgagaaGGCAGCGGCCGCTGGCAAGCCGGCCCCGGCAGAAAAGCACATCCAGGGGGACGTGGCAGCTCGGTGCTGTGCGAAGAGTGGAGGAATCGCGAGCCCCatgccgcccccgccgcccccgcactgctcgctgcaggacctgccggtggagatgctggtggagatcttcgcctgGGTTCCCGCCACcgacctgcccagcctggcccaggcctgcgccAAATTCCACCGCATCCTGCACAtcgacagcatctggagacggcgctgccgggaggagttTGGCGTTCGTGAAAACTTGCAGAACCTGGAGATGATGGGTATGTCTTAtcgagaagtctatgcgaagctgttcccatacagacacattttgggattgtggcagctagATGATACTGAGCACTACAGAATACTAGTGAATGTAGTGGTGGACGGCTTATGCATTACTGGTTGGACATACAGGGCTTCCCTTCACACCCATGTGGGTGGCCCAATACATTTCAGGCCCTCGTTCAGAATTCGCCTGACGAAGAGGAAATCAGCCGcggtggagtgcatggaaggccgccTCAGCAGGCCCCACAACCGCCACATGCAGATTCGGAAGGACAGGTTCATCACCCAGTGCAAGAAGACAGACCACGGAACGGATTCACCAACGCGGCTTAGGGAAGaagcggggctggtgctggaggaCAGACAGCGGTATGACTGGCTGATctaccgccgcctctacctcccaccgagccacccggacgacctcatcaggccagggcTCTTCCAAGACTACTACGATGACTTTGGCCTAAAGAttgccatgctcagcttccatgggaagtatgccagggtcacCAAGATCACGGGAGACCCCATCCGGacgttagagatccacctcatgtgccgcatccagctgcgagaaggtgagatcttccgcaacttcaacGAGCTCTCCCGAGTGGTCCAGGAGATTGCCgagcaggtgatccgggagcagcagcagcagcagcaagaagatgggactgaggaaagcgagggccatggctggcagagccctgcccagcccagcgtcggggagtccggggctgcagcttcggaggagcagcctgtcccgtttgttctgcctgtgggcgtgcTCTCAAGAGACCAGAACTACCCCagaacctgcaggatgtgtttctatggcgtggacACTGTTACCTTACCTGGCTTAGCCTACCGCGAGTGCttccctggagtcttcatcctgtttgatgagaaccacttcgggttcatCCGGCTGGAGGCGAAATACTTCTTCCTGTggggcagagtccagaacaccttccagaatgtggaggcaccatccccgcaggctttcctggagatgctcaagaacattcagtccatgccctaa